The genomic segment GTGCAGCAGAGGCTTCCGGAGCCTGTGCCGCACTCCACAACGGTGCAGCCGGGGAAGATGTTCAGGTGCTGAAGGATGAAGCCGGACTCTTTTGGGAAAACTATCTGCGTCTGTCTCTTGAGGCGGCGCGTGTACTCGCCAAGAGTCGGGCGCAGCAGATAGAAGAGCTCGCCCTTTGGAGTGTAGATGCCTTCGCCGAAGTCGTGTTCCATCAGCTCGTCGTGGCGTATCTGTCCGAAGTGCGTGCCTTGGCTTTGCCCCTGCTGCAGCTTCACAAGAAAGCTGTCGCCCTTTTTAGGATGCCAGATGAGAACTATCTCTCCAGCCTGGATCATTAAAGAAGTTCCTTTGCGGCTTTGGCTATGCCTTCGGCGTTTAGCCCCATATCCTCAAGCACGTCGGCGCATGAGCCCGAGAGGCCGTAGCGTGTGACGCCCAGGTTTTTTATCTTCACTGGCCTGCCTGCGCGCGCGAAGGCAAGAGCCGCCGCCGCGCCTATGCCGGTATCGGCGTTGTGGTCTTCGCAGGTTAGCAGCGGAAGGCCGCCGGTGAGCGCAGCAAGTTCGTCCGCGTCCATCGCCGTTGGCGTGGCGCAGTGCAGCACCTTCGCGCTGACGCCCTCTTTTGCAAGCGCGTCATGCGCGGCGACAGCGCTTCCGGCAAGATGTCCCATCGTTAAGATGACGACGTTGTTTCCGTCGCGGAGCTGGTCGATGGCGCCGTATTTAAATGTGTATCCTTCGCCGTAGAAGGGCGTTCCGTCTTCTTTTAGAACGACGGGCAGCACGCTGCGGCCCATCGCAAGGCATACGCAGCCCGGCTCCGTCATCATCCAGCGCGTGGCGCGGTCTGTCTGGTTCGGGTCGGCGGGGACTATTACCTTCCATCCGAAGGTGTTGCGGAAGAGGCCGACGTAGTCGATGCACTGATGCGTCTTTCCGTCTTCGCCGACGTCGAGGCCCACATGCGTCAGCACCGTCTTTGTGCCGGCGTGGTTTATGTCGTTGAGCCTCTGCTGGTTGTAGACCTCGTCGTTCGCAAAGACGCCGAAGTCGGCCCATACAGTGACAACTCCGGCGGCTGAAGCGGCGCCCGCCGTCGTCGCCGTTGAGTGTTCCTGGATGCCGGCCTCTATGAAGTTCTGCGGGCAGACTTTGGCGAAGCCGTCGACCTTTACGGAGCCTGCGAGGTCGCAGTCGAATACGAGGATGGGAGTGCGTCCCTCCTTGCCGAAGTTCAGCTCGCCGACCTCCGCGAGCGCCTTGCCGAATGCGCCGCGGTTGTCTTTTTTATCTTCCTTTGTATAGGTGTGAGGAACGCCTAGGTCAAGCGATGCCCTCTTGGGTGCGACGTCGCGTCCCACGGGCAGCGGCCCTTTGCGCTCTTCAAGCAGCAGGCTGAACTCTTCCATGCTGCCGCCAAGCTCGCGGAGCGCTGTTTCAAGCTTGTCGCCCGACGGCGCCTTGCCGTGGTAGTCAGGGATATTTTCCATGAAGGAGACGCCCTTGCCCATTATCGTTTTGCAGAGAATGACTGTGAGACGGCCAGATTCTTTCGCGGCCTTCATGGTGCTGTAGATGGCGCGGAAATCGTGCCCGTCGCATTCGGCCACATCCCAGCCGTCCGCCTTCCAGAGCGCGCGGATGTCGACCGGCATAACTTCGTCAAGGCGTCCGCTTATCTGGATATCGTTCCAGTCTATAAGGGCGGTCATATTGGAAAGTTTTTCTTTGGCGGCGGTGCGGCGCGCTTCGGCAAGCTGGCCCTTCACCTGCTCGCCGTCTCCCAGCACTACCCATGTGTGCGCCTTTGAACCGCGGGCGCGCGCCGCGAGCGCAAATCCAACTCCGGCGGAAAGTCCCTGTCCCAGATTGCCCGTTCCCCAGTCAACGCCGGGAACGTCGCGCTCGACATGGCCCTGATAGGGGCTGCCGGCTCTGCGGAAATTGGCCGCCATCTCGTGCGCGGGGAAGAAGCCGTATCCGGCAAGCGCCGCGTAGAAGCCGGCCGAGGTATGTCCGTGGCTCAGGACGATGCGGTCGCGCTCTTCATCGTCCGCCGAAGCGGGAGAGACGTGCGCCGNNNNNNNNNNTATCCATCGACGAGAGCGCGCCGCCGGGATGCCCGCTCTTTGCGGCGGCAACCGCAGCCACCGCCCATTTGCGCGCAAGGCGCGAGGCCTCCGCAAGTTCAGCCGCACAGGTGCAGCTCATCTCCGCCGCTTTAAAACCTTTGATCTCATTCGTGACATTCATCTATCAAAAAACTCCTCTCGAAATAATTACCACAAAATGCTCCTAAGGTAATTGTAACTCTAAATGGCGCAATTTGGGGAAAATCTTTCGCGGGACGGCCTTTTTTTAGAAAAGAAAACGCAAAAAGGACCGGAGGCGTGAAGTACCGCATCTCAGGTCCTTTTGATTTAATAAATTATGTCGTGGTACTGCGGCCTATGCTAGTTTTCCTCTGCGCACCTTTTCAGCAGTCTCTCCCACTCTGCGTCAGCTTCGCGCTGCGCCTCTGCCACGAGGTCGAGCCTTTCCGCGCCCTTTTTGAAGAGGTGCGAATAGCGCCCCTGCGCGCGCAGAAAATCCTCTATAGAACGGCGCTGTTTCGGCTTGTACGAGAGGGAATATTTTCCGTCCGCCACCTCATAGACGGGCCAAAATCCGCTGTCCGCCGCAAGCTGGCATATCTCCACCTGATTTTCCGGCTCTATCTTCCAGAAGAGCGGGCATGGCACTAGGACGTTTACGAAGGCCGGCCCCGGCGTCTCTACCGCGCGCTTCACCTTTGCTATGAGGTCCATAGGGTTGTGCAGCGAGGTCTGTGCGACGTACGGTATGTTGTGCGCTGCAACTATCTCCGTCAGGTTTTTAGCGCGCTGCAATTTGCCGGGCGAGAGGCTTCCGGCGGGCGACGTCGTCGCGCTTGCGCCAAGCGGAGTTGCGCTTGAACGCTGCGCTCCGGTGTTCATATAGCCCTGATTGTTGTAGCAGATGTAGGTGAAGTCGTGTCCGCGCTCAAGAGCGCCGGAGAGCGACTGGAGGCCGATGTCGTAGGTGCCCCCGTCGCCGCCGAAGGCGACGAACTTTATATTTTTATCGACCTTGCCGTGTTTTCTCAGCACGCGATAGGCCGCCTCGACGCCGGAGATGCCGGCTCCGGCATTCTCAAAGGCGATGTGCATGAAGGGCATACGCCATGCGCTGTACGGATAGACGGTGGTCGAGACCTCCATGCAGCCCGTTGCGCTTACGACGACCACAGGGTCGTCCACGCCCATGAGCGCCTGACGCACCGCAACCGGCGCGCCGCAGCCCGGGCACATGCGGTGCCCCTGCGTCAGCGGGTTCTGTTTTTTAGTAAGTTCTTTTAAATTCAGCGCGCTCATCTTTCTTCCCCCTTTTCAAGAAGGCCGATAAAGCGAGCCTCATGCGTGTAATTGTCGTTTTTCATATCTTCAAAGACGCGGCGCGCGTCAGATGCGTAAAAATCGCGGCCGCCGAGGCCGAAGATGTATTCCTGCACGGGCACGCGCTCAGGAAGGTCGTAAAGAACGGATTTCACGTCAGCCGCAAGAGGCGCCGTGCCGCCGATGCTTGCGCTTCTGTCGAGCACCGCGATCCCTTTTTTGCCGCGCGCAAGCGACAGCAGTTCTTCCTTAGGGAATGGCCGGAAAAAGCGCACGCGAAGCACACCAGCCTTGATTCCTTCCTCGCGCAGTTCGTCCGCTACGTCCTTCGCCACGCCCGAAGCCGAGGACATTATGACTATCAGGTAATCGGCGTCCTCCGCCCTGTACGCCTCTATCGGCGCGTAGTTGCGTCCCGTTTCGAGCGCAAGTTCAGCCGAGAGCTCCTTGTAGACGGGCAGCACGTTTTTCATGCCCTCCATCTGGTTGCGTTTTATCTCAAAATAATACTCTGACATTGTGAACGAGCCGTAGGAAACTGGGTTGTCCGTGTCAAGCAGGGGGTAGGCCGCGCTGCGTTCGCCTACGAAAGATTTTACCGTTTCGTCTGCCAGAAGCTCCACCGCTTCAAAGCAGTGGCTTGTGATAAATCCGTCCTGGCAGACGAAGACAGGCGTCAGCACGCGCGCGTCCTCCGCGAGGCGCACCGCAAGCAGCACAGAATCGTAGACCTCCTGCGCGTCCTCGCAGTATATCTGCACCCAGCCGGAATCGCGTTCAGGCATACTGTCGGAGTGGTCGCAATGGATGTTGACGGGAGCGCCTAAGCATCTGTTGACAAGTCCGAAAACGATAGGAGCGCGGAAAGCCGCGGCTATCGGGAATATCTCGTGCATAAGCGCGACGCCGTTTGCGGAGGAGGCCGTCATGACGCGCCCTCCAGCCACCGAGGCGCCGACGCAGGCCGTTATCGCGGAATGCTCGCTCTCAACGGCGACATATTCGGAATCGACTTTACCGTTTGCCACGAAGTCCGCAAACCGCGTAGGTATTTCGGTCGACGGCGTGATGGGGTAGGCCGCGACGACGTCTGGGTTTATCTGACGCATTGCCTCCGCGAAGGCGAGGTTGCCGGAGGTCATCACTCTGTTTTTATTTGCGTTATTTGACATGAGCGCCCACCTCCCCGGGGTTTTCTCCCGACTGAGCCGCACCGTCCGCAAACGACGACTCCGAATGCATCGAAATGGCCTTTGTCGGGCACAGCTTCGCGCAGAGGCCGCAGCCTTTGCAGAAGAAAAGATCTATGCCTGTGACGCGCGATGTTTCATCAAGAGTTATCGAATCGTCTGGGCACTGCACCCAGCATCTGAGGCATGAAACGCATTTATTCAAATCGACTGTCGGGCGCATCGAACGCCACAGTCCCGTCTGTACTTTTAAAGCGGAGGCGCCGAAGGCGACAGTTCCCGGCGGCACCTCCTGCCAGCATTGCGGTTTGCTCATGCGAATACCGCCTCTGTGCGGCCGCGCAGTATCGCGCGTCTGTTTGCCTCAAGCACCGGCTTCGGCAGCTTCGTCATCTTGCTTGTAAAGTGGCTTACGAAGGATTCCACCGGGACGTCGGTGAATACATGAGAGAGCGCGCCGAGCAGCGGTGCGTTGGGGCGGTTCTGGCCAAGCTCTTCAAGCGTGATCTTTGTAGCGTCGACTACGAGCACGCGCGCCTTTGAGGTGACGCCTAAACGCATGCGGAGCGTCTTTGCGTCCTCCGCGCTGTTTACGAGATAGAGAGCGTCCTCGGTGCTGCCCTCTGTCGGGTTCGCGCTTTCAACCATCGTCGGGTCGACCACTACAACTATATTGGGGTTCTGCACTCCGCAGCGGCGGCGTATAGGCGAATCTGAAACGCGGTTGAAGGCCTTTATCGGCGCGCCCTGACGCTCTGCGCCGTATTCCGGGAAGGCCTGCACATGTTTGCCCTCTTCAAACAGAACCTCCGCCAGTATCGCCGAAGCGCTCTTTGCTCCCTGTCCGCCGCGTCCGTGCCATCTTACCTCTACTGTCTTCTGCATCTGAAACTCCTCCTTAAAATTAAACCCTGTAATTTAAAATTTTGCATAAAAAAGGAGCCCCTTCAAAGTGAAAGGGCTCCGAACTCGCTTGACAAACAGCGCTAAGCGCCGATCCTGCGAGGAGGAGCCGCGTTAATAATTATAATTATTATGTTCTGATTCAAATTGCCTTTCAACATAACGCTTCCTCCTTCGTTTTTCAGATTAGTGAGGATACTACATGCTTTTTTCGCGCCTGTCAAACGCACCCGACAAGGCAAAGGGCCTTTCATTCATTGCATTCGACAGCTAATCGTAAGTTATAATGGGCGTTTTAACTTTTTTTATAACGCCGCTCGCATCTTCATGCGATTTTTGAAAGTAAAAATCACACAGACGTAAAAGCCCGCTTTGCCTGCGCCACAGATATAAAAGGCGGCCGCTTTTCGAAAAGATATCCGAAAAGCGGCCGCGCTCGTTATCAGTAAAGTTTGTTTAAATCAGGCGCTACTTCGGGAAGCGTCTTCTTCCGCGCTCGCCGCCGCGGTCGTTTTCGCGGTCACGGCGGAAGGAGCCTTCTCTGCGCGGGCCCTTTGATTCGCCGCGGCCGTAGGACTGCTTGCGTTCGCCGCCGCCCACTACGGGGCGTACGGAGGTGACGGCAAGGCCTTCGCGCTCCAGACGGTCTCTGCGCGCTTCAACGAGCGACGCGCAGCGCGGCGCGAGCTCTACCGTAGCGCTTGTGTCGCGCAGCTTGATGTTGCCCACGTCCTCGCGGCTGACGCCGACGCTGCGGCAGATCGCGCCAAGAAGCGGGCCGACCTCCCAGCCGTCGTTGCGGCCTACGCCGAACTGTACAGCAACTCCGCCCGCCATATCGGGGCGCTGGAAGCGTTCTTTGCCGCCTGCGCCATTTGCGCCGCGTGCTCCGCCCGCGCGGGGAGCGTCGGTGTCGCGGCGTCCCTTTTCGCGGTTCATCTCGTTCTGCACGTCGTCGCGGATGGTGTAGCCGGAGGGCTGGTCGCCGTAGGCCTTTGCGATGAGGCCGGAGACGAGTACCGCCGCCTCTTCGCGTTTCAGCATCTCCTGCGCCCATTCCTCAAACTCGTTGGATTCAAGCGCGTGCTCGATGATGTTGTTTTCAAAGCGTATACGTGACTGGCCTTCTATCTCGGCCGCGTCGGGCGCGGGTATCCATTCCATCTTGAGCTTGGAGCCGGCGTGCGCCAGCATGCTCTTGAACTGACGGGCCTCGCGCGCCGTGAGGAGGATGAGGTTGCTTCCCTCGTGTCCGCCGCGTCCGGTACGGCCGCTGCGGTGTACGAAGGCCTCAAGGTTCTGCGGAAGGCCGTACTGGATGACGTGGCTTACCGCGTCGATGTCAAGTCCGCGCGCCGCAACGTCTGTCGCGACAAGTATCTGCACGCGGCCTCCGCGAAGCGCGGAAAGAGCGTTGTTGCGTTCGCGCTGGCTCATGTCGCCGTGGATGGCCGTCGCACGAAAACCGATGTCGCAAAGTTTGTCCGCGATTTCCTGAGTCTCCGCGCGCGTGCCGCAGAAGATGAGCGATTTGCTCGGGTTCTCCCAGATGAGCACGTTTGTCAGCCCCTCGAAGCGTTTGCGTGAGGGGATGATGTAGGCTTTCTGTGTGATGTCGCTGTGTGACATGATGTCAGAGACGAGCGATATTTTTTTCGGCGCGTCAAGATACTGCTTCGAGAGCGCGAGCACCTCGGGCGGCATCGTGGCGGAGAAGAGCCATGTGCGCTCGACGTGGTCCATCGTCTTTAGGATAGCTTCCATTTCGTCATGGAAGCCCATGTCGAGCATGTTGTCGCCTTCGTCGAGGACTACGCTTTTGATGTCTTCCGTCTTGAGCGTGCCGCGGCGAAGGTGGTCGAGAACTCGTCCCGGCGTGCCCACCACGACCTGCGCCCCTTCGCGCAGCGAGCGGATCTGGCGTTCCATATCCATGCCGCCGACAAGAGCGGCTACGCGGACGCCCAAGTCCGCGCCAAGCCACGCAAATTCACGCGCGGTCTGCTGAGCCAGTTCGCGCGTAGGCGAAAGGACTATTATCTGCGGCATCTTTTCCTTCGTGTCGAGCTGGTTCAAAAGCGGCAGCGCGAAGGCGAGCGTCTTGCCGGAGCCCGTCTTTGCCTGAACGATGATGTCGTTGTCGACAAGGTTTTCGTCCTGTAAAACAGCCGTCTGCACCGGCATCGGATGCTCAAAGCCTTTGCGCTCTATTGCTTTGAGCAGCTCCGGTTTTAATTTAAAATCTGAAAATTTTTCCTGAATTTCTTGAGTCATCAATGACTACCTCCTATATTTGAGGAACAGATAACATTTGCCCAACGGCCGTAAAAAGCTCGGCATACTCATGGACTTTACAGCTGAATAAATAATACAGCATGCAATATCAACAGGCATACGTTTATTAAGTACATATGTTTAAGCACTTTAAGCAACTGAACAATGATAAAAATGAATCTGCCCCGTTTTCGCATCAATGCACAAAATTCTTAGCGACGCGCAGTTATGGGCTCGAATAGAAAAGAAGTTTATGCTGTGCGCGGCTCTTTGGCCGCACCGTCCTCACAGGACGGCTACAGTATTATAAACGAAAGTCAATTTTTGTCAACGGCAAACTCAAAACGGCTTTAAATTAACAGAAAAGCCGCGTTGAAGCTGGAAAATATAAAACGCGTGGCGACTCACTTCGCGGGGAAGACCTTGTCCCAATCAAGCGTAAATTTGTAGACGCAGTATTCCGCTCCGAGCATCATCGACTGTAACAGCTCGACCTTCACGCGGCAGTTGAAAACTTTTTCAAAGGCGGTCTTGTGGTAGCCGCCAGTGCAGTAACACCATTCAAGGCCCGAAAGGCGCTCTATGCCTTCTAGCATTGGACATGGACAGCTGTAGAGCGTTTTGTAGACGGCGCCGTCTCTCACCTCGAAATGTTCGTCGCCGAACCATTCCGTTGAGAGGGTGCGAAGCACCTCCGAGAATTCTTCAAGCGACGAAGAGACGTCGCGGCAGCTCTCAAGCAGACCGACCAGCGCGTCAAGCCCGACTTCGCAGTGGCAGCCCATGCGGATCTCCCAGACGGTTTCGTCGTCGAATGAGGAGGCGAGCGCCGCCATGACAGATTCTATCCATTCCTTGCGGACATCGGGCGCGGCGTCGGGCGCGAGTGGACGTGCTAAGGCTATTTCACGAGCCTTTTCCTCCGTCGCGAACTTTTTGATGCTGGAATATAATTTCGCAGCCTCTGGATGCATGTATTCCGCCATAACTATCACTCCCGGTCAATAGAACGTCTTGCCTTCACTGCCGTTTAGTATGAGCGCGGCGCGCTTGCGTGTCAATAATCAGATTAGAATTTGCAAAGTTCACTGCGCGAAGATTGACAAACATTTCTCAAATTTGACAGTTCACGCCCCGTTACCTACAATTGCCTGCAAAACCAAATAAAATAAAACGAGGCGTTCGTAATGTCGGAAAACTGCTTTTTAAAATTTTTAAGGCGCAAAGATGTAAAATTTTCTTTTTCCAGATATTTCGTAGAGGCGCTAGGTGCGATGGGCATCGGACTTTTTGCCTCGCTCATCACAGGGCTTATCCTTAAAACTATAGGAACGAAATGCGGCGTCCCCATATTGATAGAGTTCGGCACGCTCGCCGGCCAGATGACCGGCCCCGCCATTGCCGTGGCCATCGCGCAGGCGCTCAAAGCGCCGCAGATGGTCGTCTTTTCCTGCGCTGCGGTCGGCTTTGCCGGAAACGCGTGGGGAGGGCCGGTCGGCGCCTTCGTAGCGGCTATAGTAGGCACTGAATGCGGCAAGATGGTTGCAAAAGAGACTGTCATCGACGTGATAGCGACGCCCTCTCTCACCATCGTAGCGGGCATGACCGCG from the Cloacibacillus sp. genome contains:
- a CDS encoding 2-oxoacid:acceptor oxidoreductase family protein; amino-acid sequence: MQKTVEVRWHGRGGQGAKSASAILAEVLFEEGKHVQAFPEYGAERQGAPIKAFNRVSDSPIRRRCGVQNPNIVVVVDPTMVESANPTEGSTEDALYLVNSAEDAKTLRMRLGVTSKARVLVVDATKITLEELGQNRPNAPLLGALSHVFTDVPVESFVSHFTSKMTKLPKPVLEANRRAILRGRTEAVFA
- a CDS encoding 4Fe-4S binding protein, with translation MSKPQCWQEVPPGTVAFGASALKVQTGLWRSMRPTVDLNKCVSCLRCWVQCPDDSITLDETSRVTGIDLFFCKGCGLCAKLCPTKAISMHSESSFADGAAQSGENPGEVGAHVK
- a CDS encoding DEAD/DEAH box helicase, with protein sequence MTQEIQEKFSDFKLKPELLKAIERKGFEHPMPVQTAVLQDENLVDNDIIVQAKTGSGKTLAFALPLLNQLDTKEKMPQIIVLSPTRELAQQTAREFAWLGADLGVRVAALVGGMDMERQIRSLREGAQVVVGTPGRVLDHLRRGTLKTEDIKSVVLDEGDNMLDMGFHDEMEAILKTMDHVERTWLFSATMPPEVLALSKQYLDAPKKISLVSDIMSHSDITQKAYIIPSRKRFEGLTNVLIWENPSKSLIFCGTRAETQEIADKLCDIGFRATAIHGDMSQRERNNALSALRGGRVQILVATDVAARGLDIDAVSHVIQYGLPQNLEAFVHRSGRTGRGGHEGSNLILLTAREARQFKSMLAHAGSKLKMEWIPAPDAAEIEGQSRIRFENNIIEHALESNEFEEWAQEMLKREEAAVLVSGLIAKAYGDQPSGYTIRDDVQNEMNREKGRRDTDAPRAGGARGANGAGGKERFQRPDMAGGVAVQFGVGRNDGWEVGPLLGAICRSVGVSREDVGNIKLRDTSATVELAPRCASLVEARRDRLEREGLAVTSVRPVVGGGERKQSYGRGESKGPRREGSFRRDRENDRGGERGRRRFPK
- a CDS encoding transketolase C-terminal domain-containing protein; the encoded protein is MSNNANKNRVMTSGNLAFAEAMRQINPDVVAAYPITPSTEIPTRFADFVANGKVDSEYVAVESEHSAITACVGASVAGGRVMTASSANGVALMHEIFPIAAAFRAPIVFGLVNRCLGAPVNIHCDHSDSMPERDSGWVQIYCEDAQEVYDSVLLAVRLAEDARVLTPVFVCQDGFITSHCFEAVELLADETVKSFVGERSAAYPLLDTDNPVSYGSFTMSEYYFEIKRNQMEGMKNVLPVYKELSAELALETGRNYAPIEAYRAEDADYLIVIMSSASGVAKDVADELREEGIKAGVLRVRFFRPFPKEELLSLARGKKGIAVLDRSASIGGTAPLAADVKSVLYDLPERVPVQEYIFGLGGRDFYASDARRVFEDMKNDNYTHEARFIGLLEKGEER
- a CDS encoding transketolase, encoding AHVSPASADDEERDRIVLSHGHTSAGFYAALAGYGFFPAHEMAANFRRAGSPYQGHVERDVPGVDWGTGNLGQGLSAGVGFALAARARGSKAHTWVVLGDGEQVKGQLAEARRTAAKEKLSNMTALIDWNDIQISGRLDEVMPVDIRALWKADGWDVAECDGHDFRAIYSTMKAAKESGRLTVILCKTIMGKGVSFMENIPDYHGKAPSGDKLETALRELGGSMEEFSLLLEERKGPLPVGRDVAPKRASLDLGVPHTYTKEDKKDNRGAFGKALAEVGELNFGKEGRTPILVFDCDLAGSVKVDGFAKVCPQNFIEAGIQEHSTATTAGAASAAGVVTVWADFGVFANDEVYNQQRLNDINHAGTKTVLTHVGLDVGEDGKTHQCIDYVGLFRNTFGWKVIVPADPNQTDRATRWMMTEPGCVCLAMGRSVLPVVLKEDGTPFYGEGYTFKYGAIDQLRDGNNVVILTMGHLAGSAVAAHDALAKEGVSAKVLHCATPTAMDADELAALTGGLPLLTCEDHNADTGIGAAAALAFARAGRPVKIKNLGVTRYGLSGSCADVLEDMGLNAEGIAKAAKELL
- a CDS encoding DUF6144 family protein; its protein translation is MAEYMHPEAAKLYSSIKKFATEEKAREIALARPLAPDAAPDVRKEWIESVMAALASSFDDETVWEIRMGCHCEVGLDALVGLLESCRDVSSSLEEFSEVLRTLSTEWFGDEHFEVRDGAVYKTLYSCPCPMLEGIERLSGLEWCYCTGGYHKTAFEKVFNCRVKVELLQSMMLGAEYCVYKFTLDWDKVFPAK
- a CDS encoding thiamine pyrophosphate-dependent enzyme gives rise to the protein MSALNLKELTKKQNPLTQGHRMCPGCGAPVAVRQALMGVDDPVVVVSATGCMEVSTTVYPYSAWRMPFMHIAFENAGAGISGVEAAYRVLRKHGKVDKNIKFVAFGGDGGTYDIGLQSLSGALERGHDFTYICYNNQGYMNTGAQRSSATPLGASATTSPAGSLSPGKLQRAKNLTEIVAAHNIPYVAQTSLHNPMDLIAKVKRAVETPGPAFVNVLVPCPLFWKIEPENQVEICQLAADSGFWPVYEVADGKYSLSYKPKQRRSIEDFLRAQGRYSHLFKKGAERLDLVAEAQREADAEWERLLKRCAEEN